One window of Plasmodium vivax scf_6759 genomic scaffold, whole genome shotgun sequence genomic DNA carries:
- a CDS encoding variable surface protein Vir12/22/24-related (encoded by transcript PVX_075695A): MTKPVIAEVSADALEKVSQDLGLNKLFDGFYVKKSSSTFFKECDALNDYEKTHPGVKELCTKLISSLEKLAEMKPKNKDYYDRCNYLPHWLFDEIGKIYKSIPSKNSDNVPFFSKLSHIGNKVNRELTANKCTTLPISNSFSLATRKNIKNSYIYLQKYNXIXQIINDKGKGKCNQYITYLXYIDSLHKKYKTDDCRVRNLPEVEVEVLNGGFQVCFWSSTESSRSGKVSSLPETAKAGGKEVDKGEKEAPKSLAGTPDSRGLTHSTSLGGSGSQVEARPSARPVVAAAGGGLPGQLATTPAKVNLITATGKSNEQVVHATSSYNSGPGGNALPEPTASSPGTLESVSDKVDSNFYRNIIMAAAILGTIFFLFYYNMSSGLKSRFPKRKRKKKIFEHNYYEEYEKELEKYGSEDMSLYSEDDRYYLNYQPEGDYDY, translated from the exons atgacaaaGCCTGTAATAGCAGAAGTGTCTGCGGATGCattg GAAAAAGTTTCACAGGATTTAGGCCTGAATAAACTGTTTGATGGATTCTATGTAAAGAAGAGCagctctacattttttaaagaatgtGATGCACTAAATGATTATGAAAAAACTCACCCTGGTGTGAAAGAACTTTGCACTAAGTTGATCAGTTCTTTAGAAAAATTAGCTGAAATGAAGCCGAAAAATAAAGATTATTATGATCGTTGCAATTATTTACCTCACTGGTTATTTGATGAAAtagggaaaatatataaatcaatCCCTTCGAAAAATTCCGATAATGTACCTTTTTTCAGTAAACTCAGTCATATAGGGAACAAGGTTAATAGGGAATTGACTGCAAATAAGTGTACTACATTGCCAATTAGTAATAGTTTTAGTTTGGCTAcacgaaaaaatataaaaaattcttatatatatttacaaaaatataatgRAATTWAACAGATTATAAATGACAAAGGCAAAGGTAAATGTAATCAGTATATTACATATCTTCMATATATTGATTCATTACATAAGAAGTATAAGACAGATGATTGTAgg GTACGGAATCTTCCAGAGGTGGAAGTAGAAGTACTGAATGGTGGTTTTCAGGTTTGCTTTTGGTCATCAACTGAGTCCTCACGAAGTGGTAAGGTTAGCTCTCTTCCAGAAACCGCAAAGGCTGGAGGTAAAGAAGTTgataaaggagaaaaagaggCTCCAAAAAGTTTAGCAGGTACACCAGATTCACGGGGTTTAACGCATTCAACAAGTTTAGGAGGTTCAGGAAGTCAAGTAGAAGCAAGACCTTCAGCACGTCCTGTAGTTGCAGCAGCTGGAGGGGGATTACCTGGACAATTAGCCACCACGCCAGCTAAAGTAAATTTAATTACTGCTACAGGAAAAAGCAATGAACAGGTTGTCCATGCAACATCATCTTATAATTCGGGGCCCGGAGGGAACGCACTACCTGAACCCACTGCAAGTAGCCCTGGTACTTTGGAAAGTGTATCTGATAAGGTTGACTCAAACTTTTATCGTAACATCATCATGGCTGCTGCGATACTTGGAACgatattcttccttttctattaCAACATG TCTTCTGGATTGAAATCAAGGTTTCcgaaaagaaaacgaaaaaaaaagatattcgagcataattattacgaagagtatgaaaaagagTTAGAAAAATATGGTTCAGAAGATATGTCATTATATTCTGAAGACGATCGATactatttgaattatcaacCTGAGGGCGATTACGATTACTAA